From Thamnophis elegans isolate rThaEle1 chromosome 12, rThaEle1.pri, whole genome shotgun sequence, one genomic window encodes:
- the LOC116515756 gene encoding LOW QUALITY PROTEIN: cytochrome P450 2F5-like (The sequence of the model RefSeq protein was modified relative to this genomic sequence to represent the inferred CDS: inserted 2 bases in 2 codons) encodes MEASTATVLLLALCLXCLLLLLRGGRWGTKARLPPGPRPLPFIGNRXHLDAKNMIKSLLELSKQYGSLFTIHMGSRPVVVLCGYQTVTEALVDQGEEFSGRGDMPVLFRFTQGNGVAFSNGEKWKVLRRFAIQTLRDFGMGKRSIEERIQEEAQCLVKEMAKRTGAPFDPTFLLGCSVSNVICSIVFGDRFDYEDQHFLTFIGLINDNFRLFSSPCAQMYNIFPHIMYYLPGPHNQIFANFEKLRALVKEMAKAHQASLDPSCPRDFIDCFLLKMQQERGDPHSFFHTDTLIMTTHNLFFAGTETISTTLRYAILILMKFPEVAAKVQEEIARVIGSERLPSVADRTRMPYTDAMIHEVQRFADIIPMGIPHALTKDTHFRGFFFPEGTNVLPFFHSVHQDRSQFKNPESFDPGHFLDEEGAFRRSSAFMPFSAGKRLCLGEALARMELFLYLTSLLQRFSFQPSCPRDQLDLSPMMSGIGNVPRPYTCRPIAR; translated from the exons ATGGAAGCCAGCACAGCCACAGTTCTCCTGCTGGCtctctgcc cttgcctgctgctgctcctccgAGGAGGACGATGGGGCACCAAGGCACGCCTGCCCCCCGGACCTCGGCCCTTGCCATTCATTGGCAACC CTCACCTGGATGCCAAGAACATGATCAAGTCCCTGCTGGAG CTCAGCAAGCAGTACGGCTCACTCTTCACCATCCACATGGGGTCCCGGCCGGTGGTGGTGCTGTGCGGGTACCAGACGGTGACGGAGGCCCTGGTAGACCAAGGCGAGGAGTTCAGTGGCCGCGGAGACATGCCGGTCTTGTTCCGATTCACTCAGGGCAATG GCGTCGCCTTCTCCAACGGGGAGAAGTGGAAGGTCCTCAGGCGCTTTGCCATCCAGACCCTGCGGGACTTCGGGATGGGCAAGCGCAGCATTGAGGagcggatccaggaggaggcCCAGTGCCTGGTGAAGGAGATGGCCAAGAGGACAG GTGCA CCCTTTGACCCCACGTTCCTGCTCGGCTGCTCGGTCTCCAACGTGATCTGCTCCATCGTCTTCGGAGATCGGTTCGACTACGAGGACCAGCATTTCCTGACCTTCATAGGGCTGATCAACGACAACTTCCGCCTCTTCAGCTCTCCTTGTGCCCAG ATGTACAACATTTTCCCCCACATCATGTATTATCTGCCTGGGCCACACAACCAGATATTTGCCAACTTTGAGAAGCTGCGGGCCCTGGTGAAGGAGATGGCCAAGGCCCACCAGGCCAGCCTGGACCCCAGCTGCCCACGCGATTTTATAGACTGCTTCCTCCTGAAGATGCAGCAG GAGAGGGGGGACCCCCACAGCTTCTTCCACACCGACACTTTGATCATGACCACCCACAACCTCTTCTTCGCGGGCACCGAGACCATCAGCACCACCCTCCGCTACGCCATCCTCATCCTCATGAAGTTCCCCGAAGTTGCTG CCAAGGTGCAGGAGGAGATCGCCAGGGTCATTGGCTCTGAGCGCCTCCCTTCCGTGGCTGACCGGACAAGGATGCCCTACACGGATGCCATGATCCACGAGGTCCAGAGGTTTGCCGACATCATCCCCATGGGCATCCCCCACGCCCTGACCAAGGACACCCATTTCCGGGGCTTCTTCTTTCCGGAG GGCACCAACGTCCTGCCTTTCTTCCACTCCGTGCACCAAGACCGCAGCCAGTTCAAGAACCCAGAGAGCTTCGACCCGGGACACTTCCTGGACGAGGAGGGCGCTTTCCGACGCTCCAGCGCCTTCATGCCCTTCTCTGCTG GGAAGCGGCTGTGCCTGGGCGAGGCCTTGGCGCGCATGGAGCTCTTCCTCTACCTGACCAGCCTCCTGCAGCGCTTCTCCTTCCAGCCCAGCTGCCCCCGCGACCAGCTCGACCTCTCGCCCATGATGAGCGGCATCGGGAACGTGCCTCGGCCCTACACCTGCCGCCCGATCGCCCGCTGA
- the LOC116515746 gene encoding LOW QUALITY PROTEIN: cytochrome P450 2F3-like (The sequence of the model RefSeq protein was modified relative to this genomic sequence to represent the inferred CDS: inserted 4 bases in 3 codons) → MEIPAVTRTDLGGPFSILLAMAASCLLFRHFAAKKRFAGLPPGPPPLPFFGNMLQVDVKELIPSLRELSKTYGPMYTFHLGSRXLRVLSGYQVLKEALIDKAEEFSGRGDFPAVQMWSKGNGIVYGTGERWRQLRRFAIXTLKNFGMGKRSMEQRIKEEAQFLVSEFRKTQGRPFDPTFFLSCAGSNIICSLVFGERFEYTDEAFLTLLDLINSNWKLMSSTWGQLLFVFPNVMRCLPGPHQRIYANYLKLAKFVGKRLERNRQTLDPNCPRDFIDCFLIKIQQEKGNASSHFTEETMSKTTVNLFFAGTETVSSTLRYGLLILLRHPEVEEKLHEEIDQVIGGNRAPCMDDRSQMPYTDAVIHEIQRYADIVPMGVPHTVTRDIEFRGYRLPKGLNVIPLLCTSQFDPTQFKNPQAFDPTHFLDESGGFRRREAFMAFSAGKRVCLGEGLANMELFLFLTTILQNFRLKALTDPAAIDISPESTGLGSXPRPYQLCLLPQ, encoded by the exons ATGGAGATCCCGGCCGTCACTCGGACGGACTTGGGGGGCCCCTTCAGCATCCTGCTGGCCATGGCCGCCTCGTGCCTCCTCTTCCGCCACTTCGCAGCCAAGAAGAGGTTCGCCGGCCTCCCACCGggccctccccctctccccttcttcGGCAACATGCTCCAGGTGGACGTGAAGGAGCTGATCCCTTCCCTCAGGGAA CTCAGCAAGACCTATGGGCCCATGTACACCTTCCACCTGGGCTCCCG CCTGCGTGTCCTTTCGGGCTACCAGGTGCTGAAGGAGGCCCTGATCGACAAAGCCGAGGAGTTCAGTGGCCGGGGGGACTTTCCTGCGGTCCAGATGTGGAGCAAAGGAAACG GCATCGTGTACGGGACAGGGGAGCGCTGGAGGCAGCTGCGCAGGTTTGCCA GGACCCTGAAGAATTTCGGGATGGGGAAGCGGTCCATGGAGCAGCGGATCAAGGAGGAGGCCCAGTTCCTGGTGTCCGAGTTCCGCAAAACCCAAG GGCGGCCCTTTGACCCAACCTTCTTCCTAAGCTGCGCCGGCTCCAACATCATCTGCTCGCTGGTCTTTGGAGAACGGTTCGAATACACGGACGAGGCCTTCCTCACCTTGCTTGACTTGATCAACAGCAACTGGAAGCTCATGAGCTCCACCTGGGGACAG CTGCTCTTCGTCTTCCCAAACGTCATGCGGTGTCTCCCAGGGCCCCACCAGAGAATCTACGCCAATTACCTGAAGCTGGCAAAGTTTGTGGGCAAACGGCTGGAGAGGAACAGGCAGACCCTGGACCCCAACTGCCCCAGGGATTTCATCGACTGCTTCCTCATCAAAATCCAGCAG GAAAAGGGCAACGCCAGTTCTCACTTCACCGAGGAGACGATGTCCAAGACCACCGTCAACCTCTTCTTCGCCGGCACCGAGACGGTCAGCTCCACCCTGCGCTATGGGCTGCTCATCCTCCTGAGGCACCCTGAGGTGGAAG AGAAGCTGCATGAAGAGATCGACCAAGTCATTGGGGGCAACCGTGCCCCCTGCATGGACGACCGGAGTCAGATGCCCTACACGGACGCGGTCATCCACGAGATCCAGCGCTACGCCGACATCGTCCCTATGGGGGTGCCCCACACAGTCACAAGGGACATCGAATTCCGGGGATACAGACTCCCCAAG GGCCTCAACGTCATCCCCTTGCTCTGCACCTCCCAGTTTGACCCCACGCAGTTCAAGAACCCCCAGGCCTTCGACCCGACCCACTTCCTGGACGAGAGCGGGGGGTTCAGGAGGAGGGAGGCCTTCATGGCTTTCTCAGCAG GCAAGCGGGTGTGCCTGGGCGAAGGCCTGGCCAACATGgagctcttcctcttcctcaccaCCATCTTGCAGAACTTCCGGCTGAAAGCGCTGACGGACCCGGCAGCCATCGACATCTCCCCCGAGTCCACCGGCCTGGGCA ATCCCCGGCCCTACCAGCTCTGCCTCCTCCCCCAATGA